A portion of the Acidobacteriota bacterium genome contains these proteins:
- the tatB gene encoding Sec-independent protein translocase protein TatB produces the protein MFDIGGGEFILLVVLGLLVFGPRRLPQLGRQFGGFVGQMRRAMNDFRGALEREVALDEVKQAARQVEGLKADVQSSTRELLGVGPPAPADPTRRLRAREREAGAAATGKTGSADEKPPAPTPDEQEPAP, from the coding sequence TTCTGCTCGTGGTTCTCGGGCTGCTCGTCTTCGGGCCCCGGCGCCTGCCCCAGCTCGGCCGGCAGTTCGGCGGCTTCGTCGGGCAGATGCGCCGGGCGATGAACGACTTCCGCGGCGCGCTCGAGCGCGAAGTGGCCCTCGACGAGGTCAAGCAGGCGGCCCGGCAGGTCGAGGGGCTCAAGGCGGACGTGCAGAGCAGCACTCGCGAGCTGCTCGGTGTGGGGCCTCCCGCGCCGGCCGACCCCACCCGCCGTCTGCGGGCCCGGGAGCGCGAGGCGGGCGCCGCCGCGACCGGGAAGACCGGCTCCGCTGACGAGAAGCCTCCGGCCCCCACTCCGGACGAGCAGGAGCCCGCTCCGTGA